Proteins encoded within one genomic window of Argiope bruennichi chromosome 7, qqArgBrue1.1, whole genome shotgun sequence:
- the LOC129976427 gene encoding zinc finger protein 782-like, with protein MCSKVFSSQEYVMPQISTHLKVVCNMCDKVFSHKGSLRTHLITHTKEKPHVCDVCNKGFSLRKSLKIHLRTHTKEKPYVCVICNKAFSQKGSLNKHLLTHSKEKPFVCDVCNERFSLRESLNIHLKMHTIDNPYACNVCDNKFPLQRILKTHLRTHTKEKPYVCEICSKTFTQKGSLKMHLLRHTEEKPYICEICSKAFTQKGSLKMHLLTHTKEKPYICAACSKAFSHEGSLKQHILTHTKEKPYVCEMCNKAFSQRGNFKRHLRTHTKEKPYVCEICCKAFSQKESLKTHLLTHSNEKPYMCEICNKEFSLRGNLKVHLLTHTKEKPYVCEICSETYSQKRSLKKHLLTHTEEKPHI; from the coding sequence atgtgtAGTAAAGTCTTTTCTTCGCAGGAATATGTAATGCCACAAATCTCGACGCATCTTAAAGTAGTTTGTAATATGTGCGATAAAGTATTTTCTCACAAAGGAAGTTTAAGGACACATTTAAtcacgcatacgaaagagaaaccacaTGTTTGTGATGTGTGCAATAAAGGGTTTTCTCTTAGAAAaagtttaaagatacatttaaggacgcatacgaaagagaagcCGTATGTTTGTGTGAtttgcaataaagcgttttctcaaAAAGGAAGTTTGAATAAACATTTACTGACGCATTCGAAAGAGAAACCATTTGTTTGTGATGTATGCAATGAACGATTTTCTCTACGAGAAAgtttaaacatacatttaaagATGCATACGATAGATAATCCATATGCTTGTAATGTGTGCGATAACAAATTTCCtctacaaagaattttaaagacacatttaaggacgcatacgaaagagaaaccatatgTTTGTGAGATATGTAGTAAAACGTTTACTCAAAAAGGAAGTTTAAAGATGCATTTACTAAGACATACGGaagagaaaccatatatttgtgaaatatgcAGTAAAGCTTTTACTCAAAAAGGAAGTTTAAAGATGCATTTActgacgcatacgaaagagaaaccatatatttgtgCGGCTTGTAGTAAAGCGTTTTCTCACGAAGGAAGTTTAAAGCAACATATACTGACGCATACCAAAGAGAAACCATATGTGTGTGAAATgtgcaataaagcgttttctcaacgaggaaatttcaagagacatttaaggacgcataccaaagagaaaccgtatgtttgtgagatttgctGTAAAGCGTTTTctcaaaaagaaagtttaaagacACATTTACTGACGCATTCGAATGAGAAACCATATATGTGTGAGATATGCAATAAAGAGTTTTCTCTACGAGGAAATTTGAAGGTACATTTACTGAcgcatacaaaagagaaaccgtatgtttgcgAGATTTGCAGTGAAACGTATTctcaaaaaagaagtttaaagaaacatttactgACGCATACAGAAGAGAAACCGCACATTTGA